The Sulfurihydrogenibium sp. YO3AOP1 genome has a window encoding:
- a CDS encoding RecX family transcriptional regulator — MEEVLAYLKQQNLLNDEKLKERLKEKSINKGKSSLKINQKIYQKTGEFIEISEDEELEAAINLLKRSFKKEKTFENVVKFLKNRGFRYSVISKVTNKFLNEEL, encoded by the coding sequence ATTGAAGAAGTTTTAGCATATTTAAAACAGCAAAATCTTTTAAATGATGAAAAATTAAAAGAAAGGCTTAAAGAGAAAAGTATTAATAAAGGTAAAAGCTCTTTAAAAATAAATCAAAAAATCTATCAGAAAACAGGAGAATTTATAGAAATTTCTGAAGATGAAGAGTTAGAAGCAGCCATAAATCTTCTTAAAAGGTCATTTAAAAAAGAAAAGACTTTTGAAAATGTGGTAAAATTTCTAAAGAACAGAGGATTTAGATACTCTGTAATTTCTAAGGTTACCAATAAATTCCTTAACGAGGAGTTATGA